Genomic segment of Primulina tabacum isolate GXHZ01 chromosome 11, ASM2559414v2, whole genome shotgun sequence:
GGCCTATTGGGTTTGAAGAGGGATTTTCGCTCCAATGCGAGGGTAATGAGATTCTCTTCCAACTTCACAGTGATATTCCAGCTGTTATTTGCTACCAGATTTGGATACATATCCATTGATAATTTAGCACATGTTCATGATATCTTCTATCGAACATCTATCACTccacaaatcttttaaattaactattattagaaaattaaaaaatgtcTACTTCCAGTCAAAAGAGAACCTACCAGAATCATTTTGAGTTCGAAAAAGGAAAACGAAGAAGACTTTTATGCAGTGCTTACTTTGTTGAACTTAATGCACCTTATCTGGTTTTAAACAAAAAAGCtttaaagtttgctaaaaaaacaaaaacaaaaacaaaaaagtttTTAAGCCAAAATAAACGAATTAACTTCTCTAATTAGAGATGTCAATGGTCGAATATGTGGAGGGCATGGCTAAACTCAAGACCCACCccataaagaaaattttgaccTACTACCTGCCCCACTCCGGTTAAATATTTTTCGGACCCGTTCCACCTCGAATATTAAAGCGGATCGAGTAGACCTGTGAGAcccgaattttttaaaaaataaaaacaataatatttctTGTCACATGACTGAATTATGAAACAGACAAGCCTCTAAATACAacacaataaaaaattaattcatgtcttcgaccacacttaataataacaaacaaagtaCTTTCACGAcataaaaaattacataaaaaaagttACTAGCTCTCGAAAAAAATCTTGACATCCCAAAAAATAAGTCATAACATAACTTAAacagatcaatataaaatcaacGAGTAGGCAATATTGCAAACATATTCTTCGGAATCATCTTCATCAAGAATGGTGGGACAAGATTGTAAACTACTTGAAGAATGAACTACAAAATTAAAGAGAGAAAGTAcactgaaaaaataaaactgtaatttaaaactgtaaaaaaatgtaatttaaagaGAGAAAGTACGataacaaaattaaaatgaaagtacAATAACAAATTAAAACTGTGATTTATTTACATTTCATCTCACCCAACGACTATAGCACATCAATGTCTCCAAAGTCGTTGGATTAAGCCACTATTGCTAAAAGCAGATTCAAATGTAACAGTTGACATATGAATATCTAAGACTGTTATGTTTGAGGTGGGCTACtacaaaatgaaaattaataaaactaaaacgcTAAAGTATTTATATCCACATAAATGGGGTGGGTATTATAGGACCTATGACCCGTCTCATACTTTGGACGAGTCTGAAAAATTGGACCCAAGACCCGTCTCATTACTCATTTAGTATGTCCAAATCCGTCCCATATGCACAAGTCTATTGCGAGTCTAAGTAAAACCCGGATTCATTCACATCCAAGCCTCTCGTGGCTTATGCATCGTCGCTATATCATACTCTATCCATTCTGACAACTGAATGGCGGAGTAGGTTTGCTGGTACAAAGATACATGGGCCATGCGGATCTCAAAATTTAGCCCAATGTACTGGAGAAAACACGGGATGATCaacaaaaaatatgaaaaataatccCACCTGTAATCTCCTCCTGATATCACAGCGCATTTGGTAGTGATTCCTTTCAGTGACCAAGAATCATTAAAATCAAATCCAACAGTTCAGCATATCTGCCTACAAAAGCACCTTGCTGGATGaaattgaaaacataaaaaatgTGCTGTCTTTATGTACTCCGCACAATGCTATTCTAAAGATAGACTTGATGGATTAAAAGACCGGAAAACGTTAAATCATATTAATCTAGGCAAACTTGGAAGAGAATGAAAAACCACTTGTTTATTACTCTGTCGATTAAAGACAAAATTTCAGTTTCACATTTCCAGTAAACACATTGTAAAGCCAGAAAGTTTCAGTAAAACAGCTTCAAAAGTCACCCTGAAAGTCTAGATGTTACGTGGACATGACAGAAAAGCTTCTGAGAATAACCCCAGGATATCGGTAGGAAATGAACGCTATTTATATACTCCAAAATATACATTAAAAGTCATGTAAAATTAATTAACTCAATGAATATTGcaattaattcaaaaatatCAGAGCAAAAAATCTTCAATTAATTCAAAAAAATGtaaagttgaaaaatatttccACGATCACCCGTGCAATTAACTTGTATAGTCAAAAAACACTCACACAttcatgaatcataattttaattcaaactttaaatttaattcaaatttccAATTGCGAAAAATTCCCTGAATTCTTCTTGCTTGTCTCCTTTGGCAACTAAATCAGTTTCACATCCTCTACACTTTTGTCATTCCCATTTTCAGCTTCTTCATTAGAACAGGGATTTTTCAGAACGGTAGAAATGTCTACTTCCAAAGCTCCAGCAAGTTTGAATAGTTCCACTGCAACATCCAGGTTCTTCCACCAAGGAAAACCCAGTTTATACTCAATTGGAGACCTCTCAAAAAGCATGTTACCCCAGAACAAGGGCATTTGAGATCTCATTAGTGCTGCTTGCTCTGCTGGTTCCTCAGGTAAAATTTCACCTCGGCATCCTACACCGGAGGAATTACCTTCTGTACCACTGCTCTGTTCCTTCCTCGTTTTTAACAGCTCATCCTTCTTGCTTGCTATAGATCTTTCAGTTCATTTGCTCTCTGCTCCTCCAGCTTTTCCCTCATCTCAGTAGCTGTTAGAAGTTTTTGTTCTGCATTATTAAAAAGACTGATAGTCTCGTTGGATCCCATTTTGACACGTCTTCTTTCTTTTCTAGCACATAAGACCAATGGAGTTTTGCCATTTCAAATTGCTGTTACCCAAGAGCCAACAATCCTTCGTGGAAATCTGGTTTGATCAATAGTGCCTCCTCATACTTTCTCTAGCAAGAAAATATTTCTCTCACCCAATCATATGCAGTTTGAAGCTGCACAGCCATCATTTCTTTAGCAGCTGATTCATCTATGGGGATTATCTTCCTAGCTGCACACATATGAACATTTCCCCAGACACCAGTTAAAGAAAGCCAGCGCAGCAGCCTCCTGAAACTTTATGGCAGCCCTGTCAAAAGGTCTTGAATTGAGCAAACTCAAATAGCCAATCATCCATCTCCAGCATCTACAGTTTTCAGTATTGAAGCGTCCAGATTTTCATCTACTGAAGCCCCCTTGCTCTCGAGTAGCTTTTCTACTTCTTTGTCCTCTtctccttcttcttcttcttcctcctcctcttcctcttcttcttcttctggtAAACGTGGCTCCTGCTCAGGAGTCACTTCAACAATATGCAGACGTAGCATACCAATGGATCCTCCGTTATCAGCATCAGGGTCTCTGGGAATAAGGCTGTCTACATACGACTCGGCCATTTTTAGTTCAGACGTACATGTTATAGTCACCAAGTCACCATCTTTGTCCTTGTATTTTATCAGCCCTGCTTCTGACATGGGAAAGCGTTTGCTGATCACATCCCTCAAAACCTTTAAACTGCAATTTACTGGAATTTGGCCAAGCCTTATGTCATGATCATAAACAAGTTTCAACTGTCTCCATCTGATTAGGGACAGTGTAGGAGGTTTATTCAGTGAAAGAAAATCTAATGGAGGCACCGACTGTCTCTCTGGTTATCCAGACGGGGGGTTCTATTGAAAGTTGAAACGCTAGGTTGGGATAAGGgagagattgataaataatcattCTTATCCCATTGGTATCTTtttatgataaataattttttagaaagaTAAGATGTCACTTCTATTaagtgtgataattttaatttaatgataaaatacactacaaatgacttaattgtcctcaatttataaataatttttataaatctacgttagtaggtagaaattaaaataaaataaatatttttatttatttttatatattatataatatgataattatataaatgaattcgagataattatataaataatttttataaatatcaataaaattattaatatcattCGATTaatcttaaaaattgatatttgacttagCTCACAAAATCAGgagctcaattatcatattatataatatataaaattaggtaaaaataaataaatcatgcaagcactatcgacgcatgaacagataaaaaatatgaactcaagcaacaactttgaaattataaaatttattatgataaggttaattttgtcattacaatctaatatataaatttaatcactcttattaaaatcatatcaaacattaaatataatatcctacatcttatttatttttaacttatccttatattatatatcacatatttatcctatcatgtgtatCAAATTATgcctaaaaaattaaaattcagaTTATTTTctgttaaatttttttgtggGGCTTTCCTTTATGGGACATGACATCAGTTGACTTAGTATAAACACGGGCCTTAATAAATCGGGTTATCAGTTGATGTTGCCCAGTATACCCTTTACAAATTTATGTTAGTATTTATAtgtgacacacacacacaagtaATCTAAtgtaaaagttttttttataaaaaagttATCCAAtataaaaatgctaaaattcatgaaataaaaaaaaattcactccAAAGAGTTGTAATGTACCACATCAAATATATTAGCCACATATTCATTGAAGATACATGCACATCTTAATGAACAGATCTCTTGTGAGTgaatctcacgaatctttatatgtgatgCGGGTCAACTtcaccgatattcataataaaaagtaatattctttcatagataacccaaaaaaaatttcatctcataaaatacgacccgtgagatcgtctcatacagATTTTTGCCCATCTTAATTTGTTGaagtatatattatttaaaattataaatttaatatggCATTAAATTATAATAGGAATTTGGTTTTTATATTTCGTCCGAGTCAGCAATTTTTCAATTGGCATCTTAATCTTAATATCTTGTTTTTTCATATAGAAACAGACATTGGAGTCTTCCATGAAAAGCTACTCAAATCCTTAAAACTCTAGCTACGATCTTGgaactttgaaaaaaaaaaaacaaaatcaatGAAACTCTAGCCTGGCTGCATCTGCTCTACGAAGAAAAAGGGGGGAAAAGGAAAGAAACAATATGTTTCTAAAAAAATACATCTGTCCGGTGATAGATGTTGCTCATCTGGAAAAATCTCTGGTTTCAcgtgataatgaaattgaacaTGGTGTTTGCGACACGTCAAACACCTCCATAAATCTCTGGTCCGAAACTCTAGCCTTGTCAGCTGCAAACCTCTGGTACTCCTCGAAAATTGAGGCCAAACACCAATTCTGTAATTTTCTCAGGCATCCCACGAGACAACCAGTCCGATGCTTCATCAAGAAAAATAGCATATGTTAAGAGTGGGGAAGTATTCTTAGGCACTGACTAAGAAGTCAAAAGACAGGAAATATATTGGTACCTTCCCCCGTTTGCAGTGTATTAGGAGTGGACGGTTGCTTTCATCTATACATAATGTCAAATAGCAAATTAAAACGTATATTGATGATCATATAGAAAAATTGGGGAATATATTAGCAAGAAAACAAATTTGTGGTGGAACTACCTAACAACACTTCCAATGCCCTACGAATTGTATCTTCTGGGATATTTACATATGGCTCCTGCATAAAGAGGGACAAAATCTTTAATAACGTGATCATACAGAAACATGAAATCATGTTATGTTACTTGCATCAGTGCCATTGGTGTCCCTTTAAGCTAACAGAATATCAAAGGAAATATGATTAATTAACAACTCAACTACTCATGCTAACCTTACTAAACAGAAAAAGTTTCAGCAATCATGGATAAAAATTCAACCGCTCCTTATCCTAAGCAAATTAATATCCTTCTCAcacttgctgagtttatttcgtcTTACTATATAGTCTGTAGGATCGCAGAATTTTTAACCTTTTCTTTTGCTCAAGGGGTTTCAGTTGCTGCTTTGAATAACAACTCCGCACAAAAAAGAATTATAAAACTCGCAAAGTTCTACATGATCAGCACAAGATTTATCGGATAAGTCCAAATTAATCCGGTTTCATTAAACCACATtatttactttatttttaccAACAATATTATCTACATGAATCACATTATGCagcctaaaaaaaattacacgtTGAAGCATAAATCCAAAATATGTACCTTAGATCCTTCGATGCCGAGATGAAAAAGACGAATCTTGTTGGCGTTGATGAACTGCATATTGGCTTCGGGATAGGGTTCCGCACACAAGTATCTACGTATTGCAATTCACACAGGAGCATTAATTTCAGTTTTCCGTACAAAGAGAAATGAAAGTACATAAAAGAAACGGAGGGATTTCGAATTAAGCCGCACATGATTGATCGAATGCCTAGGGTTTCCAAGAACGGGAAATTAGGAGTATCGGGGAATCCGGACCGGAATATTCCGTGATCAACCATAGAGAAATTCAACGGCGGAAGGAAAAGAGGCTCCTCAACTTCGACGGCATCCGTCGGAGATTTATCAGGTGACATATCGTCTGACGACGGTGGCGTGCCCGTGGTTGTGTGGCACATTGGACTAGTCTTCTGCTCTTTCGAGACTTCTGGATTTCGTACTTTTTGGAACGGTTTGATTCCTTGGAATCTCGGAAGATCCTTTGGCAAGAGGAATTGGCGCTGCCAGATGTTGGCTTTGGGTCcccaataataattaaatactagttgCTCTGCAAATCCCCACGTgcatgtataattttttttatcattggaGATGGATTAAAgtaaaatttgacaaattatgaatgaactaaattgatatttgaattattgaaataaaaaaaataaaaataaaagtgtgttgaaattaaaaaacaaaaaataaaattgtaatattagtattatataagggtaaaattggaagaaaaatatTAGTGTCCCCTAGGTAGTTACTGTCATGTACTCACCCATAATATAATAGAATAGATAtactttaataaaattatgagaaagaTTTATATAAaagtatattttttaaaagttatgagagcatatatttattattaaatatttattcaaacttaatatatttatatttttatgattatgatttattaatctaaatatctaatattaaatttattaatctaAATATCTAATATTaagttttaatataattaaacaaattttatattttatcattatGAACCAAAAAATCTATATAATTAAGACGGAATGAGTAATGAAGAACGAATGATATCAGCTTAATGGACCTAGGTGTGAGGCCCATATGACTTCCTGATATCATTGTTCTTTAGGGCTGCAAGTATCCCCGCCCAAAAATATTAACCATCaaagcccaaataaaatcatTCTAAAGCTCAACGTGGCATGGACTTGTAAACGCATACTGTAACTTTTCACATGAATTTTACAGATTTTAATGCATACGTTACAATGACGTATCCCGAAACAATACCCACTAAAATTGTTTCTCCTTAAAACCGAGTCTACATCACGTCAATATATATTAAGCAGTGAGGTATAAATTTTTGGGAGGAAGAGGTCAACAACACAAGAGTAACTATCAGAGAGGCATGGAACCAAAACAGTGGAGTTGTTCGATCATCGATGCCGACCAATCAATACACCAACCCAAGTCAATTTCTAAGCGTGGTCTTGAATTTTAACGTTGAATCCTTCAAAATTCCGAGTTACGGGATGAATGGGGCAGATGATTAATGGGAACCTTGCAAGATTAAGGAAATTCGGGATTGAAATTAGGATATTCCTTGACTTCTGACAACCGATACAAGCATTTTCAATTCTATTTTACTACAGTATAGACTTAAAACGGGTTCGTTGCATCAACCTTAGGTGAAAAATGCAAAAGAcataaaaacttttaaaaattattaataggTATTATACATTATtcttttttattaaaatcaaaCACATTTCACTCGTATTTTTTGGTATGTTGTACAAACtcaaatatatttataagatGATTTATGCCTAATTTTAAAAAACACGTGGACTAAAATGTTAATAATTTTACATAGGATAATTTTAGTTTTTCtgtttttttattgtttacCTGGGGTGTCTTAATCCaacttgtaatagttgcatgaATTTGCGAGAAATGAAACTATCCACGGGACCTACGTTAAGATTGCACTCAGCAGATACAGTCAAGTATGTTATATTGCTTTCCAAAGTTTCGTTTCCACGTAGTGAATGTGACGAGggtgagtgttgtgtgtatcagaatgtaggtgttgtgcataggtgttgtaacacccacgacaacatgcagcgaaaaTTATAGTTTAACACACTAACACGCAACTTGAATAATAACAATACGAGATACGAGagataaattatgcacaagtattttagtataaaatacttgtgcggtgcctcagggcaaaataattcactagaaaaacttgtaagtttacaaaaaccaatactagtgaaagaataaaacaactcccttattaaggctagtaacaaattgcatcctaaacctctaacaaaccgtataCCCAAAATACGtaggatgcatcaactgagaagtgaaaaagtcttcaaaaatcagcgcactaatcaaaacagtgattaggtgttgtcagcacttcacagcaacaCTTTATCAACGACGCCAGAttgcttcaatcagaaaatattttcttcgtaCAAATGCATCTCTGTCTATCCGAAAATTTTATGCTCTATATCGTCCCTCTCTATCGTTTCTTCTCAtttgagtcctatttaacatagaaacccaatttcattaggaaacaaactctttttaaaacaaggataatatcttaaagatattgtgatatcatatcttaaaaatattatgagtcatatcaaatatagtcttatatcacatattgaatttatacaagatcatatcatcaatttcgagattattctcatgtctagaaagacaaaatattaaagataaaaaaaaatatatcaaggaataaaattcctttcaGCTTTCAAGACCCACGCGCCAAATTGGCGCAGgggttttctatttttttaatttttttatttatatttattataaatatttatgtttaaaattataaatattatttgaatactagtatattattgattttattatttgaataattacatatttaatcataaaaattataaagtAATAATAgttcattctttaaaaatatttatttatttactttaattataatatttaaaactaatttttttatgatttttaattaatataattgaatacaaatacaaaattaaaaatatattaaataaaatataataattaatatatgtaaaataaaaggaatatttcgagaatatttttttgacgtaagatttgaagtaaatgaGTTGGAGATGATTGTTGTATTTGGTGCAAAAATCGCACTATTTTAATGTGAAATTtgcaccaaaatagattttatGGTCGAAGCTACTAAAGTAAGGATACCACACTCGAAAATACGACGGTGAACACAATGAAAATACTAGATGAAATGGACAAAAGAGAGAAATAGATAATTGGGAAAGTTAAAATTATGCAGGGGTGAAAACAAAGAGTACCGAAAAAGAGAGCGAGAGAGGGTACAAAAAATACGATGGCTTTGTTTGGACActccagaaaataaaaaatgaaagaaaaacatATAACTCAAAAATGGAGTCACTCAACTGCACCTGCTAAATCAGGGAAATTTACCAACTGCAGAGCTCAAATGCAGATGAAAGTTAAACTAACTCGTTCTGTCAATGATCGAATATACTAAAAATGAAGTAAAAAAGCCATCTAATCAATTTAGCAGAAATTTTAGGAAGATCGAATATATAAAACTCACCCTTGATTTACAACATGTTTGTCTACAAACATACCGAAATACAATTTCTTGCAGCAAACGTGAATGTTGCTTCCATGGCGTagcaaaaaaaaagaaagtaaatcaATCTTTTTTACCCTTCGCTTAGTTTCCTCCAATATCTTTAACCCCAAACGCTCCAAATTCTCTCTCCGAGAAAGCTCAGAAACCTCCTCACTGACCCTCTCTCCAACTCTTCTTCCTCCCCATTTTTCTCCTCCTCCTCACGGCCACTATTTTCTCCGCCGTCTCCGCCGCCGTCAATACCGTGCTCCGCGGGAGAGTTCGATTCAGTGAAGTCAAAATCTTGCTTAGTCAAACTGGGTTCAGACTTGTTGGACTTATCTAATTCAAGACAAAGTTTACCTTTAACACTTTTACCCTTCCTCCTTTCTCTTTTGTTCTTTTCTTGCCTGCTCTCCTTAAAAAGACTTTCTTCGAACGCATCTATTATTTCGTGTATAAGCTGACGATTTGGAGATGAATTCCACTTCACCCAGTAGCTCATATAACATCTGAAGCAGTAGCAGCTGAAGCACACAGGGTGGTCAGTCGCCCCACCCTTAGAACCACCCGCAGTGGCTGCTGAAGGGGTTCTATTCTGGTGGCTGTTGGAAAAGTTGGCGGAGGAGCAAGAGATGAGGTATGCAAGCATTTCCCTTTCCTCCTGAGACAAAGCAGCTGCCAAAGTCAATATCGCAGCCGGCAAGAAGGAAAGAAGCTGGTCCGAGACCGCCGGTGGCGTCGGATGCACCGTGCCCCTTCTGTACAGCTTCTTCATAGCTTACTTCTAGAGATAGAAAGAGAGTTGTCAAATGTTTCTTCCTTGTTTAGTGATGTAACAAGGAAACATAGGGCGAGAGAGAGAGAGCGGTGAGGATTTGATTCAAGAATATATTATTTGGATTGGAGGAATATTAAAGTGCGACGCAGGGGTGGGTGTATGTACACGGTCCATTGATGAACCGGTGATATTTTGTGAAAGAAAGAGATTTGATTGGCAGGAAGCAATTAATATGGGCCCCCACTCCATGCGAATCTCTTTGATCGTGTCCTCTTTGCAGAAATTCTCTTTTGTCTCTTTGTTAAATGCCAGTATTTCTTAAACATTTGGGCCGGAACGAGGCCCAAAACATAGGTCCACGATGTATGACTTggctttttctttctttcattttttttaagaatattttttttatggtcGGTCGATCACTTCGATTACACATCTATTTCATAAATTGTGTGTGTGATAACTCTTTACCGTGTTTCGATTCGGTCATAGTGGTATTTTGGGATTAAAGAGTTATAgttaaaaaaattctataaaaaatatcattcaactCTAAATATAGATCTTAAAGACTTCGAGTTTCATAGTCAGTAGAAAAGAgtaaaagcaaaaacttgtgtgatacgatctcacgtacagtattttgtgagacatatatcttattctGAATCATCaatgtaaaaatattattttttattttgaacatCGGTAGGGTCGAattgtctcacagataaagattcgtgagaccatctactcaaaagtaaaataataataatatgacttggATTTACATTTTTCTTTATGCGCGTTTACCATtactcaaataataataataatatgatttTAACAATGACATATTAGgcggaaaaaaattaaaacttggGACATACAAAAAAAAGTACAAAATTCTCTTTCAAGACCATAATCACAAGCCATGAAAATTAAGATGATACGATGAACATCTCCTGTCAAAATTGGGATTTTTGGGCCACACAATCATGGATTATgatgataaaaatcataatcTCTAGATACCAActcacttttttttaaaataaaatattgcgTCAGGGTTGAGTGAACAATAGAGCCTGCTGACCACCATCATGGATTCCCTTGATAAACACATCAGttttctaaaattttgaaaaccacACACCACTTCATATTCCGGAGCCAATGATTTGACATGCATGTCTCCCACTTTCTCACACTTTTCGATTAAAATAATG
This window contains:
- the LOC142518569 gene encoding inositol diphosphatase DSP1-like — protein: MCHTTTGTPPSSDDMSPDKSPTDAVEVEEPLFLPPLNFSMVDHGIFRSGFPDTPNFPFLETLGIRSIIYLCAEPYPEANMQFINANKIRLFHLGIEGSKEPYVNIPEDTIRRALEVLLDESNRPLLIHCKRGKHRTGCLVGCLRKLQNWCLASIFEEYQRFAADKARVSDQRFMEVFDVSQTPCSISLSRETRDFSR
- the LOC142519274 gene encoding uncharacterized protein LOC142519274, which encodes MKKLYRRGTVHPTPPAVSDQLLSFLPAAILTLAAALSQEEREMLAYLISCSSANFSNSHQNRTPSAATAGGSKGGATDHPVCFSCYCFRCYMSYWVKWNSSPNRQLIHEIIDAFEESLFKESRQEKNKRERRKGKSVKGKLCLELDKSNKSEPSLTKQDFDFTESNSPAEHGIDGGGDGGENSGREEEEKNGEEEELERGSVRRFLSFLGERIWSVWG